In the genome of Elusimicrobiota bacterium, the window CGTGAAGAAAATCCGTACGAAAACACAACGCATTATTACGTGGAAGAACGGCAAAAGTATTACAATACGCTTTACAATACCAGCCTGGTCAACTATGTAAGCGTCCCGAAATGTTTCGACGGTAACTATCCCGGATGTATGCTTAAAGATTCCGTACATTCCACAAAACCCCGTGCGCTGAACTGGGCATTAAGGTTCATCGATGATGATACCGATATACTAGGGTTTTATGACGCGGATAGCCATCCTCAAAAGGATACATTGTTGGTGGTTGCAAACAAATTTATTACTGAACAAGATAAAGAACTTTTTATGCAGGGGTCGGTAATACAGGTAAGAAACTATTTTAGTATATCGTTATTAAACAAAATCTACGCACTGAATCAGGGAATGACACATGAATGGTTTCTGCCGATACTACTGAAACACCTGCCGTTTATCGGAGGTACAAACTTTTTTATTGACAAAAAGTTGATGCTACGCCTTAACGGTTTTGATGCTGATACGTTGACGGAAGACCTGGACTTCGGGATAAAAGCATACCTAAAAGAAAAAAAATGGCCGGATTTTCTTCCTTGTGTAACACTGGAACAAACCCCGCCGAACTATAAATCATACTTTGTGCAACGCGCACGCTGGGCTGCCGGGTTGCTGCAGGTAACACAAAAAGTTATGAAGCATAAGCTGAGCACCATGATACTATTTATAATTGCAGGATTAATGTTCTACGGATTTATCCCGTTAGTATTGTTTCAGATAGTAGCATTAAGTTCATTATTATACATCATCGTACCGTTAATAGGCGGCGTAGAAAGTTTAGCGCATCACGTATTCCCGGAGATTTTATTCTTCAACGCTGTATATATAGCATACGTATTGTTATCTGTTTGGTACTTTGTATGTAACTACCAACGCAACTATATTGCAAAACCTGTTGGCAGGACGGTTATACAAAAACTATCGGAACTCCTTATATTCCTTGTACTACCGGTAGCACCGCTGTTAGGCTGTATGCCGTATACCTACGGAATGATAAAAGGCTTAGTCAATAAATCATCACTACGCTGGGTAAAAACCACGCGGACATACGAATCCATAACGGAATAACAGGGCATTGCTCAATTTATCTACTATTATTAATGTATAATATTGATAAATTTTTTAGGAGTATCATTTAAAAAATTGTTTATGTTATCCAGACCCGGTAAACGTCAGACTCACAAAGCTTTACCCGCCATAATTTTAGTCCTTACATCCATATTTCTCGGAGTATTATCCGCTAATGAGGATACGATCATGGAAGAAATGCCGCAGCAGCAAGATAATACTGTCCCCGGGATGACTATGAATGACGGGATAGAATATTATAAAACACAACGCTATGTTGAAGCTGAGAATGTGTTTACCGCGATACTTATGAACAGCGATATGGCTATTGGGGCACGTGATAATGCAATGCTGTATCTTACAAAAACTTTATATGAACAAAACAAGTTTAACGATATAATAACTATGCTTGAGCAATTTACCAGTTCAAACAATGTATTATCTCCTG includes:
- a CDS encoding glycosyltransferase family 2 protein; amino-acid sequence: MDAFVSIALVVNVLALFFFLQLIGYGIYSYFLYWSKTVKFTTEKLVEVSKTINRGLPKITVLIAAKDEASVISATIAKMVELEYPKDKLRFIFVLDEKEREENPYENTTHYYVEERQKYYNTLYNTSLVNYVSVPKCFDGNYPGCMLKDSVHSTKPRALNWALRFIDDDTDILGFYDADSHPQKDTLLVVANKFITEQDKELFMQGSVIQVRNYFSISLLNKIYALNQGMTHEWFLPILLKHLPFIGGTNFFIDKKLMLRLNGFDADTLTEDLDFGIKAYLKEKKWPDFLPCVTLEQTPPNYKSYFVQRARWAAGLLQVTQKVMKHKLSTMILFIIAGLMFYGFIPLVLFQIVALSSLLYIIVPLIGGVESLAHHVFPEILFFNAVYIAYVLLSVWYFVCNYQRNYIAKPVGRTVIQKLSELLIFLVLPVAPLLGCMPYTYGMIKGLVNKSSLRWVKTTRTYESITE